A genome region from Actinobacillus arthritidis includes the following:
- a CDS encoding anti-phage deoxyguanosine triphosphatase, translating into MISNVWTERFLADKKREQDHRSPFQRDRARILHSEAFRCLQAKTQIHAVGEDDFYRTRLTHSLEVAQIGSSIRAKLLQDKQAFQAVVSDQKFANLAENLTALLPSRSLIESLCFAHDIGHPPFGHGGEMALNYKMRTHGGFEGNAQSFRIVTQLEPYTPQHGMNLTRRTLLGIIKYPALLEETEPQARPQFAESPYINLHQFKTCKGIFSDDQTFFDWVLAPLSEQDRKLLRTISFSKDPLEPHKTQYKSLDCGIMELADDIAYGVHDLEDAIAGGMVTPQSWQQAEQQLAQCSSSWIQTILPTLSQKLFSQHRYERKDVIGALVNYFVTNVQWRERPGFDEPLLRFNAYLPDDVKCVLEILKRFVYQYVICDVKTQRVEYKGQRILMALFDMLSTDPERLLPQNVALRWQQAEVAKRPRVICDYLASMSDGQAFKLYQSL; encoded by the coding sequence ATGATTTCGAATGTTTGGACCGAACGTTTTTTGGCGGATAAAAAACGTGAACAAGACCACCGTTCACCATTTCAGCGAGATCGCGCAAGAATTTTGCATTCCGAAGCCTTTCGTTGCCTGCAAGCTAAAACGCAGATTCACGCAGTCGGTGAAGATGATTTCTATCGTACACGTTTGACCCACTCGCTTGAGGTGGCTCAGATCGGCAGTAGTATTCGTGCCAAATTATTGCAAGATAAACAAGCCTTTCAAGCGGTCGTTTCTGATCAAAAATTTGCAAATTTAGCCGAAAATCTGACTGCTCTATTACCGTCTCGTAGTTTGATTGAATCACTTTGTTTTGCTCACGACATCGGACATCCTCCATTCGGACATGGCGGCGAGATGGCACTCAATTATAAAATGCGTACGCATGGCGGTTTTGAAGGTAACGCCCAGTCATTTAGGATTGTGACCCAACTTGAACCTTATACACCGCAACACGGTATGAACCTCACGCGTAGAACCTTGTTAGGCATTATTAAATATCCGGCACTGCTTGAAGAAACCGAACCGCAAGCACGCCCGCAATTTGCTGAGTCACCTTATATCAACCTGCACCAATTTAAAACCTGTAAAGGCATATTTAGCGATGATCAAACCTTTTTCGATTGGGTATTAGCACCGTTAAGCGAGCAAGATCGTAAGTTACTACGTACGATAAGTTTCAGTAAGGATCCGCTTGAACCGCATAAAACGCAATATAAATCGCTGGATTGCGGCATTATGGAACTTGCCGATGATATTGCATACGGCGTACACGATTTGGAAGATGCGATTGCCGGCGGTATGGTCACGCCACAATCATGGCAACAGGCAGAGCAACAATTAGCACAATGTTCTTCTAGTTGGATTCAAACGATTTTACCGACCCTTAGCCAGAAATTATTTTCACAACATCGTTATGAACGGAAAGATGTGATCGGAGCGTTAGTCAATTATTTTGTGACCAATGTCCAATGGCGTGAGCGACCGGGTTTTGATGAGCCATTATTACGTTTTAATGCTTATTTACCGGATGATGTGAAATGTGTGCTGGAAATTTTAAAACGCTTTGTATATCAATATGTGATTTGTGATGTGAAGACGCAAAGAGTGGAATACAAAGGTCAGCGAATTTTAATGGCATTATTCGATATGTTAAGTACTGATCCGGAGCGTTTATTACCACAAAATGTTGCTTTACGTTGGCAACAGGCTGAAGTGGCAAAACGCCCTCGGGTGATTTGCGATTATCTAGCTAGTATGTCGGATGGACAAGCCTTTAAACTTTATCAAAGTTTATAA
- the ampD gene encoding 1,6-anhydro-N-acetylmuramyl-L-alanine amidase AmpD, translating into MNLTIQNGKLIYQRQVPSPHFNPRPQENDISLLVIHYISLPPEQFGGNFIDDFFQGKLDPTTHPYFEEIKELRVSAHCLINREGKITQYVNFNDMAWHAGLSEFNGRDKCNEYSIGIELEGDNNQPFTEAQYQSLAQLTKELMQAYPDITSQRITGHCDIAPERKIDPGQYFDWHYYKSLIA; encoded by the coding sequence ATGAATCTTACTATTCAAAACGGTAAATTAATTTACCAACGACAAGTTCCATCTCCACATTTTAATCCGCGACCTCAAGAAAATGATATTTCATTACTGGTTATTCACTATATCAGCTTGCCACCAGAACAATTCGGTGGGAATTTTATCGACGATTTTTTTCAAGGAAAGTTAGATCCGACCACTCATCCTTATTTTGAAGAAATCAAAGAGTTACGTGTTTCGGCACATTGCTTAATTAATCGAGAGGGCAAAATTACCCAATACGTAAATTTCAACGATATGGCATGGCATGCCGGACTTTCTGAATTTAATGGAAGGGATAAATGTAATGAATATTCGATAGGGATTGAATTGGAAGGCGACAATAATCAACCGTTTACCGAAGCACAATATCAATCATTAGCACAATTAACTAAAGAATTGATGCAAGCTTACCCCGACATTACTTCACAAAGAATTACAGGTCATTGTGATATTGCTCCCGAAAGAAAAATCGATCCGGGACAATATTTTGATTGGCATTACTACAAAAGTTTAATTGCTTAA
- a CDS encoding AEC family transporter yields MFFESLQFSIGVMLPTILLMLLGIFLRRRKFVDDAFCNTASKVMFNFALPTMLFLNVLKSPLDYSKDLNLIFAGLSGTLILYFIAEWWATKYIRERGYRCIFTQGVFRSNAAILGLALTINAYGETGLASASIYTASLVILFNVLSVITILNSLSDQKPNAFKLALAVTKNPLIQAIVLGIIVNYLQIPIPKPLMQTAQSLSNITLPMALICIGATLDFKALSQFRRQSAEENELNRVVIYASFSRLILTPIFLFILGKWFFVLNPMQLGILFITASTPTAAATYAMVRAYGGSGTGATNLIGITTIGSMFTASLGLLLLHQLNWI; encoded by the coding sequence ATGTTTTTTGAATCTTTGCAATTTAGTATAGGGGTAATGCTACCGACCATTCTGTTGATGCTATTGGGTATTTTTTTACGTCGTCGTAAATTTGTAGATGATGCCTTTTGTAACACCGCCTCAAAAGTGATGTTCAATTTTGCCCTCCCTACAATGCTGTTTTTAAATGTTTTAAAAAGTCCGTTAGATTATTCCAAAGATCTTAACTTAATTTTTGCTGGCTTGAGCGGAACATTAATACTCTATTTTATTGCAGAATGGTGGGCGACCAAATATATTCGGGAACGAGGCTATCGTTGCATTTTCACGCAAGGTGTTTTTCGTTCTAATGCGGCAATTTTAGGCTTGGCATTAACGATTAATGCCTATGGCGAAACAGGGCTTGCTAGTGCTTCTATTTATACCGCATCACTCGTGATTTTATTTAATGTCCTGAGTGTTATTACTATTTTAAACTCATTAAGTGATCAAAAACCTAATGCCTTTAAATTAGCCTTGGCAGTAACCAAGAATCCGCTCATTCAAGCCATTGTACTTGGGATTATCGTAAATTATCTGCAAATTCCAATTCCTAAGCCGCTAATGCAAACCGCACAATCGCTTTCAAATATCACCTTACCAATGGCGTTAATTTGTATTGGTGCAACGTTAGATTTTAAAGCCTTAAGTCAATTCCGTCGCCAAAGTGCAGAAGAAAATGAATTAAATAGAGTTGTAATATATGCTTCATTTTCACGTTTAATCTTAACGCCTATTTTCTTATTTATCCTAGGAAAATGGTTCTTTGTTCTTAATCCGATGCAATTAGGTATTTTATTCATTACAGCCAGCACACCGACTGCGGCGGCAACTTATGCTATGGTACGAGCTTATGGCGGAAGCGGAACAGGAGCGACAAACTTAATCGGCATAACAACTATTGGATCAATGTTTACTGCAAGTTTAGGATTACTACTTTTACACCAATTAAATTGGATTTAA
- a CDS encoding 23S rRNA (adenine(2030)-N(6))-methyltransferase RlmJ, with protein sequence MLSYRHSFHAGNHADVVKHIVQLLILQSLKQKDKGFLYLDTHSGVGRYSLLSAESEKTGEYLEGVARLWERTDLPEEVALYINELKKINKGDKLRYYAGSPLLAVNQLRPQDRAILTELHPNDFPLLRQEFAKKANVVTKRENGFQQLKSALPPKERRGFVLIDPPYELKEDYELVVKAIEEGYKRFATGIYAIWYPVVLRQHTKRIVRGLADTGIRKILQIELAVRPDSDQRGMTASGMIVINPPWQLESQMKKVLSYLAEVLVPEGTASWTVSWITPE encoded by the coding sequence ATGCTTAGTTATCGCCATAGCTTCCACGCAGGCAACCACGCCGATGTTGTGAAACATATTGTCCAACTTTTGATTTTACAATCATTAAAACAGAAAGATAAGGGATTTCTTTATCTCGATACCCATTCCGGTGTCGGGCGTTATAGCTTATTGAGTGCGGAGTCGGAGAAAACCGGCGAATATTTGGAAGGTGTTGCTCGTTTATGGGAGCGTACGGATTTACCGGAAGAAGTAGCGCTATACATTAATGAACTGAAAAAAATTAATAAAGGCGATAAGCTACGTTATTACGCAGGTTCTCCGTTGTTGGCGGTTAATCAGTTACGTCCACAAGACCGTGCAATTTTAACCGAGCTACACCCGAACGATTTTCCATTATTACGTCAAGAATTTGCCAAGAAAGCGAATGTGGTGACTAAACGTGAAAACGGTTTTCAGCAATTAAAATCCGCATTACCGCCGAAAGAACGCCGTGGTTTTGTGTTAATCGATCCGCCGTATGAATTAAAAGAAGATTACGAATTGGTGGTTAAGGCGATTGAAGAAGGTTATAAACGTTTTGCGACAGGTATTTATGCGATTTGGTATCCGGTCGTGTTGCGTCAGCATACTAAACGTATCGTGCGAGGCTTAGCTGACACAGGAATCCGTAAGATTTTACAAATTGAATTAGCGGTACGACCGGATTCAGATCAACGAGGTATGACCGCAAGCGGTATGATTGTGATTAATCCGCCTTGGCAATTAGAAAGCCAGATGAAAAAAGTGCTGTCGTATCTTGCCGAAGTATTGGTTCCGGAAGGAACGGCATCTTGGACAGTAAGTTGGATTACGCCGGAATAG
- a CDS encoding SIR2 family NAD-dependent protein deacylase has product MKNDLDYAISLLAKADGILITAGAGMSTDSGLPDFRSSGGLWNAYPPLEKFHLSFMQIATPKAYIERPDLSYWFWGHRLNQYRQTPPHEGYAILKSWAEKMPNGYFVYTSNVDGAFQKAGFSDERVYEIHGTIFRTQCFYNCNDESWVTDFQPITDDQQCRVLNKTPICPHCGEMARQNVLMFDDYFFCEKHYAPKEIALQNWLKQVNNLVVVELGAGKTIPTVRRFSESTAKAKKAGFIRINKLDSGVPKMHFLSLEMNILEALKTLNAMWEVRR; this is encoded by the coding sequence ATGAAAAACGATCTTGATTATGCGATTTCTTTGTTAGCCAAAGCAGATGGAATCTTAATTACGGCGGGTGCTGGAATGAGCACAGATTCAGGGTTACCTGATTTCCGTAGTTCAGGCGGATTATGGAATGCTTATCCGCCCTTAGAAAAATTTCATCTCTCTTTTATGCAAATCGCAACGCCAAAAGCATACATTGAACGACCCGATTTATCTTATTGGTTTTGGGGGCATCGTTTGAATCAATATCGCCAAACACCACCACACGAGGGATATGCGATTTTAAAATCTTGGGCAGAAAAAATGCCGAATGGCTATTTTGTTTATACCAGCAATGTTGATGGTGCTTTTCAAAAGGCAGGCTTTTCAGATGAACGAGTGTATGAAATTCACGGCACAATTTTTCGTACGCAATGCTTTTATAACTGTAATGATGAAAGTTGGGTAACGGATTTTCAACCAATCACAGATGATCAGCAATGCCGAGTATTAAATAAAACACCAATTTGTCCCCATTGTGGGGAAATGGCTCGCCAAAACGTATTAATGTTTGATGATTATTTCTTTTGTGAGAAACATTATGCACCGAAAGAAATTGCATTACAGAATTGGTTAAAGCAAGTAAATAATTTAGTGGTTGTTGAGCTCGGTGCTGGGAAAACGATTCCTACTGTCCGTAGATTTTCAGAAAGCACCGCCAAAGCTAAAAAAGCAGGTTTTATTCGGATTAATAAGTTAGATTCGGGAGTCCCTAAAATGCATTTTTTAAGTTTAGAAATGAATATTCTCGAAGCATTAAAAACGCTTAATGCAATGTGGGAAGTAAGGCGATAG
- the pyrE gene encoding orotate phosphoribosyltransferase, which translates to MEQYKHDFIEFALSRNVLKFGEFTLKSGRKSPYFFNAGLFNTGRDLAKLGEFYAQAIQASGLNFDVLFGPAYKGIPIATTVAVALVNQFDVDKPCCFNRKEAKDHGEGGNLIGSPLKGRILLVDDVITAGTAIRESMEIINANQAELAGVLIALNRKEKGRGELSAIQEVERDYCCQVFSIVDFDDLLQFIEKSEQYAPYLAAMKAYREQYGV; encoded by the coding sequence ATGGAACAATATAAACACGATTTTATTGAATTTGCATTAAGCCGTAATGTTTTAAAATTTGGTGAATTTACTCTAAAATCGGGTAGAAAAAGCCCGTACTTTTTTAATGCAGGCTTATTTAACACTGGCAGAGATCTTGCCAAACTGGGTGAGTTTTATGCACAAGCAATCCAAGCAAGCGGTCTAAATTTTGATGTGCTTTTCGGACCAGCTTATAAAGGTATCCCGATTGCAACTACGGTTGCCGTTGCGTTAGTAAACCAATTTGATGTGGATAAACCTTGCTGTTTTAACCGTAAAGAAGCGAAAGATCACGGCGAAGGCGGTAATCTTATCGGTTCGCCGTTAAAAGGCAGAATCTTATTGGTTGATGATGTGATTACTGCCGGCACAGCAATTCGTGAGTCAATGGAAATTATTAATGCAAACCAAGCGGAATTAGCCGGTGTATTGATTGCGTTAAACCGTAAAGAAAAAGGCAGAGGTGAACTTTCTGCGATTCAAGAAGTTGAACGTGATTACTGCTGTCAAGTTTTCTCAATTGTTGATTTTGATGATTTACTACAATTTATTGAAAAATCGGAACAATATGCACCGTATTTAGCGGCAATGAAGGCATATCGTGAGCAATATGGTGTATAG
- the rapA gene encoding RNA polymerase-associated protein RapA, producing the protein MFVIGQRWISESENNLGLGIVTASDNRTVTIQFPAAEEERIYALSVAPLTRVQFQKGDRINSVEGWQLDVEEVVENQGVIIYLGKRTDSGEETVLPEMQLDHKVSFSKPQDRLFSAQIDRSDRFALRYRALQHQQAQFQSPLRGMRGIRASLIPHQLHIAKEVGQRVAPRVLLADEVGLGKTIEAGMILQQQLFSGRVERVLVLVPESLQHQWLVEMLRRFNLKFSLFDEERCADFDKADEDGNDVSENPFDSEALVIASIDWLESSPNRAKQVLASNWDMLIVDEAHHLAWSENEPSVGYQFVEQLSKQTPSVLLLTATPEQLGQESHFARLALLDSDRFYDYHSFVAEQKDYKPVADAVATLLNDKPLSHDEQNSIAELLSEKDTEPMFKVINSEKSKENDRLQVRQELIRELIDRHGTSRVLFRNTRQGVKGFPHRVYHQITLEMPSQYTNALKVMGMMGGVTKDDQLYPERLFQRMNPAAKWADFDPRIEWLITFLKNHRDEKILVICKQADTAIALEQILREREAIRSAVFHEKMSIVERDRASAYFAQMEEGAQVLISSSIGSEGRNFQFASNLVLFNLPDNPDLLEQSIGRLDRIGQKNDIQIHVPCFENSMQMILATWYHQGLNAFEETCPMGTALFREFGEELEIFLKNPQAVGFDEFLAKTFKRQQQLKAELEQGRDRLLELNSNGGEVAQELAEAIAKEDNNPHLVNFALSLFDVIGLEQEDLGEQSIVISPTGHMLVPDFPGIAEDGTTVTFDRQLALMREDVEFLTWDHPMIRNGIDLITSGDIGKSAISLLINKNLPAGTLLLEAIYMVETQAPKGLNLTRFLPPTPVRILLDNKGNDMAAQVSFAGLEKQLKPVNKQMANKIAKMAQADIKKLISISEQKIAVKLPELIEKASQEADSILSAELQRLTSLQAVNKNIRADEIEALEQQRVESLNQIALANWRLDSLRVIVSNKE; encoded by the coding sequence ATGTTCGTAATAGGGCAACGCTGGATCAGCGAATCAGAAAATAATTTAGGTTTAGGGATTGTGACGGCAAGTGACAATCGTACTGTTACCATTCAATTCCCGGCGGCAGAGGAAGAGCGTATTTATGCACTTTCGGTTGCACCTTTAACACGTGTGCAATTTCAAAAAGGTGATCGCATTAATAGTGTGGAAGGTTGGCAGTTAGATGTCGAAGAGGTTGTTGAGAACCAAGGGGTTATAATCTATTTAGGTAAACGAACGGATTCCGGTGAAGAAACCGTATTACCTGAAATGCAGTTAGACCATAAAGTGAGCTTCAGCAAGCCACAAGACCGTTTATTTTCAGCACAGATTGATCGTTCCGACCGTTTTGCCTTACGTTATCGGGCATTACAACATCAACAAGCACAATTTCAATCGCCGTTACGTGGAATGCGAGGCATTCGTGCGAGCTTAATTCCGCACCAATTACATATTGCTAAAGAAGTCGGACAGCGTGTTGCACCTCGTGTGTTATTAGCGGATGAAGTCGGTTTAGGTAAAACCATTGAAGCAGGGATGATTTTACAGCAACAGCTTTTCTCAGGTAGAGTTGAGCGTGTATTAGTGCTTGTGCCGGAAAGTTTGCAACATCAATGGCTAGTTGAAATGTTACGCCGTTTCAACTTGAAATTCTCATTATTTGATGAAGAACGTTGTGCCGATTTTGATAAAGCGGATGAAGACGGTAATGATGTCAGCGAAAATCCGTTTGATAGCGAAGCGTTAGTGATCGCTTCAATCGACTGGTTAGAAAGTTCACCGAATCGAGCTAAACAAGTATTGGCAAGCAATTGGGATATGCTGATCGTGGATGAAGCACATCACTTAGCATGGTCGGAAAACGAACCGAGTGTTGGTTATCAATTTGTTGAGCAGTTATCAAAACAAACTCCATCAGTATTGCTTCTCACTGCAACGCCTGAGCAATTAGGACAAGAAAGCCATTTTGCCCGTTTAGCATTATTGGATTCAGATCGTTTCTATGATTACCACAGCTTTGTTGCCGAACAAAAAGATTACAAACCGGTAGCGGATGCGGTCGCGACTTTATTGAATGATAAACCGTTAAGTCATGACGAACAAAATAGCATTGCCGAATTACTGAGCGAGAAAGATACTGAACCGATGTTTAAGGTGATTAATAGCGAAAAATCGAAAGAAAATGACCGCTTGCAAGTGCGTCAAGAATTGATTCGTGAGCTGATTGACCGCCACGGTACTAGCCGAGTGTTATTCCGTAATACTCGTCAAGGTGTGAAAGGTTTCCCACATCGTGTTTATCATCAAATTACCTTGGAAATGCCGAGTCAATATACCAATGCGTTAAAAGTGATGGGGATGATGGGCGGTGTAACCAAAGATGATCAGCTTTATCCGGAACGTTTATTCCAACGTATGAATCCGGCGGCAAAATGGGCGGATTTTGACCCTCGTATCGAATGGTTGATTACTTTCTTGAAAAATCATCGTGACGAGAAAATTTTAGTCATTTGTAAGCAAGCGGATACAGCGATTGCACTTGAGCAAATTTTACGTGAACGTGAAGCGATTCGTTCGGCGGTGTTCCACGAAAAAATGTCGATTGTAGAACGAGACAGAGCTTCCGCTTATTTCGCACAAATGGAAGAGGGCGCTCAGGTCTTGATCAGTTCAAGTATCGGATCGGAAGGGCGTAACTTCCAGTTTGCCAGCAATTTAGTGTTGTTCAATTTACCGGATAATCCGGACTTATTGGAACAAAGTATCGGACGTTTAGACCGTATCGGTCAGAAAAATGATATTCAGATTCACGTACCGTGCTTTGAAAATTCAATGCAGATGATATTGGCGACTTGGTATCATCAAGGTCTAAATGCGTTTGAAGAAACTTGCCCGATGGGCACAGCATTATTCCGTGAATTCGGCGAAGAGTTGGAAATCTTCCTGAAGAACCCGCAAGCGGTCGGATTTGACGAATTTCTTGCAAAAACCTTTAAGCGCCAACAACAGTTGAAAGCGGAATTAGAGCAAGGTCGAGATCGTTTACTTGAGCTAAATTCAAATGGCGGTGAAGTGGCACAGGAACTCGCTGAAGCGATTGCGAAAGAAGACAATAACCCGCATTTAGTCAATTTTGCTTTGAGTTTATTTGATGTTATCGGCTTAGAGCAGGAAGATTTAGGTGAGCAATCTATCGTGATTAGCCCGACCGGTCATATGCTTGTACCAGATTTCCCGGGCATTGCGGAAGACGGTACGACAGTCACCTTTGATCGTCAGCTTGCCTTAATGCGAGAAGATGTTGAGTTTTTAACCTGGGATCACCCAATGATTCGTAACGGTATTGATTTGATTACTTCCGGCGATATCGGTAAATCGGCAATTTCGTTACTGATTAATAAAAACTTACCGGCAGGTACTTTATTGCTTGAAGCAATTTATATGGTGGAAACACAAGCACCGAAAGGTTTGAATCTGACTCGTTTCTTACCGCCAACACCGGTACGTATCCTATTAGATAATAAAGGTAACGATATGGCGGCTCAGGTGTCGTTTGCAGGGCTTGAGAAGCAGTTAAAACCGGTGAATAAACAAATGGCAAATAAAATTGCGAAAATGGCACAAGCGGATATTAAAAAATTAATTAGTATCAGCGAGCAAAAAATCGCAGTCAAATTACCGGAATTGATTGAAAAAGCCAGCCAAGAAGCGGATAGTATCTTAAGTGCGGAATTACAGCGTTTAACCTCGTTACAAGCAGTAAATAAAAACATTCGTGCCGATGAAATTGAAGCATTGGAACAACAGCGTGTCGAATCGCTGAATCAAATTGCATTAGCGAATTGGCGTTTAGATAGCTTACGTGTCATTGTAAGTAATAAAGAATAG
- the rluA gene encoding bifunctional tRNA pseudouridine(32) synthase/23S rRNA pseudouridine(746) synthase RluA — protein MALIEYHPPLEPFLTEVYRDNHILVINKPSGLLSVPGNRPEYYDSAMTRVRQKYGFTEPAHRLDMATSGILLFALSKAAEKELKRQFRDREPKKHYIALLWGKLGEKVGDTGEMNFPLICDWENRPRQKICYERGKKAVTHYEVLAHLPNNTTRVKLTPITGRSHQLRVHSLALGHPILGDKFYANPLAKSLAPRLCLHAESLTITHPITGEVMTFIAHPEF, from the coding sequence ATGGCATTAATTGAATATCATCCCCCACTTGAACCGTTTTTAACGGAAGTTTATCGTGATAATCATATTTTAGTGATTAATAAACCGAGTGGGTTGCTTTCCGTACCGGGCAATCGTCCGGAATATTATGATAGTGCAATGACGCGTGTGCGGCAGAAATACGGCTTTACCGAACCAGCACACCGTTTGGATATGGCAACCAGCGGCATTCTGTTGTTTGCACTCAGCAAAGCGGCAGAAAAAGAGTTGAAGCGTCAGTTTCGTGACAGAGAACCGAAAAAGCACTATATCGCTTTATTATGGGGAAAATTAGGCGAGAAGGTCGGCGATACCGGCGAAATGAATTTTCCACTGATTTGTGATTGGGAAAATCGCCCTCGTCAGAAAATTTGTTACGAACGAGGCAAAAAGGCGGTTACGCATTACGAAGTATTGGCACATTTGCCGAATAATACCACTCGAGTGAAGCTTACCCCGATTACCGGCCGTTCACATCAGCTAAGAGTGCATTCGCTTGCGTTAGGACATCCGATTCTCGGTGATAAATTTTATGCTAATCCATTAGCTAAAAGTTTAGCACCTAGATTGTGTTTACATGCAGAAAGTCTAACGATTACGCATCCGATTACAGGAGAAGTTATGACATTTATCGCTCATCCGGAATTTTAA
- a CDS encoding helix-turn-helix transcriptional regulator, which translates to MPKRPQNIHNTLFQLEILRRIPKGKGRYITAKQLHTQLEELGFDKDIRTVQRTLNILCEHFDIEKDDRDIQHAYRWKEHAKGLAISTLTAHESLLLMLAEEHLKNLLPANLMKSLKPFFDEARYQKQFGKETLEYKWLDKVSSAPTSQPLLPAKVSPDIFEAVSSALFENKLLNVEYQNQHGKKNKAQVMPLALVQQGGAMYLVVQYEGFENYRHLALHRIKKATVSTFSFEYPKDFNLKHYQEQGNFGFGDGSMVKLTFSISHSAGFHLTETPLSKDQQILQETDAFYRIQATVPDNEMLTWWIRKFGEDIWDIEREVISE; encoded by the coding sequence ATGCCTAAGCGTCCCCAAAATATTCATAATACCCTTTTCCAATTGGAAATCTTGCGTCGTATTCCAAAGGGAAAAGGGCGTTACATTACTGCAAAGCAATTACATACTCAATTAGAAGAACTTGGTTTCGATAAAGATATTCGTACCGTACAGAGAACATTAAATATTTTATGTGAACATTTTGATATTGAAAAAGATGATCGTGATATTCAGCATGCTTACCGTTGGAAAGAACACGCGAAAGGACTGGCAATTTCTACGTTAACTGCTCACGAATCTTTATTATTAATGTTGGCTGAGGAACATTTAAAGAATCTATTACCGGCGAATTTAATGAAATCCCTTAAGCCGTTTTTTGATGAAGCCCGTTATCAAAAACAATTTGGTAAAGAAACGCTTGAATATAAATGGTTGGATAAAGTCAGTAGCGCACCGACCAGCCAGCCATTACTTCCTGCGAAAGTTTCTCCTGATATTTTTGAAGCAGTCAGTTCGGCATTATTTGAAAATAAATTGCTGAATGTTGAATATCAAAATCAGCACGGTAAGAAAAATAAAGCACAAGTGATGCCACTTGCTTTGGTTCAACAAGGTGGTGCAATGTATTTGGTTGTGCAATATGAGGGTTTTGAAAATTATCGTCATCTTGCTTTACATCGTATTAAAAAAGCGACAGTTTCGACTTTCAGTTTTGAATATCCGAAAGATTTCAACCTTAAACACTATCAAGAACAGGGTAATTTCGGTTTTGGTGACGGTAGTATGGTCAAGCTGACTTTCTCTATTTCTCATTCGGCAGGTTTTCATTTAACTGAAACACCGCTTTCCAAAGATCAGCAAATTTTGCAAGAAACCGACGCGTTTTACCGAATCCAAGCCACTGTTCCTGACAATGAAATGCTGACTTGGTGGATTCGTAAATTTGGGGAGGATATTTGGGATATTGAGAGAGAAGTAATTTCAGAATAA